One genomic region from Flagellimonas oceani encodes:
- the ilvA gene encoding threonine ammonia-lyase, with amino-acid sequence MSETVETYFPQIADIYQAAKTIAQVAEETPLQQSIRYSKSHGANILLKREDLHRVRSYKIRGAYNKISSLSQKQLDSGVVCASAGNHAQGVAFACSHLQVKGTIYMPVVTPKQKIDQTKMFGGEWVDVVLEGDTFDDSKKAAQIFCEQEGKTFVHPFDDEKTIEGQATVGLEILQQSNEPIDYVFVAVGGGGLASGLCGTFQALSPNTKIIGVEPEGAPSMLKSIEKGELVELENIDKFIDGAAVQKVGSLTYPICKAHLHKMITVPEGKVCQTILDLYNRDAIVVEPAGALTIAALDYFKEEIKGKNVVCVVSGSNNDITRTAEIKERALLYAQLKHYFIVRFPQRPGALKEFVVDILGPNDDITHFEYSKKSSRENAPAIVGVELKSPDDLEPLIQRMKANNFFGDYLNNKPDLFQYLV; translated from the coding sequence ATGAGTGAAACTGTGGAAACCTATTTTCCGCAAATAGCGGATATTTATCAAGCAGCAAAGACCATTGCCCAAGTGGCAGAGGAAACACCCTTGCAGCAAAGTATCCGCTATTCCAAATCGCATGGGGCCAATATTCTTCTCAAAAGAGAAGATCTTCACAGGGTACGCAGCTACAAAATCCGTGGTGCGTACAACAAAATAAGTTCGTTGAGCCAAAAACAATTGGACAGCGGCGTGGTTTGCGCCAGTGCAGGAAACCACGCACAGGGGGTTGCCTTTGCCTGTAGTCATTTACAGGTGAAAGGAACCATTTATATGCCCGTGGTGACCCCAAAGCAGAAAATAGATCAGACCAAGATGTTCGGTGGCGAATGGGTCGATGTGGTCTTGGAGGGAGACACCTTTGACGACTCCAAAAAAGCCGCCCAAATATTTTGTGAGCAAGAGGGGAAAACCTTTGTACATCCGTTTGATGATGAAAAAACCATCGAGGGCCAAGCAACCGTTGGTTTGGAGATACTGCAACAATCCAACGAACCCATCGACTACGTTTTTGTGGCCGTTGGCGGTGGTGGATTGGCATCCGGATTGTGTGGCACGTTCCAAGCATTGTCCCCCAACACCAAAATAATAGGTGTGGAGCCCGAGGGAGCGCCATCTATGTTGAAGTCCATAGAGAAGGGTGAACTGGTGGAGTTGGAAAATATCGATAAGTTTATCGACGGAGCAGCCGTTCAAAAAGTTGGGTCGTTGACCTATCCCATTTGCAAAGCGCATTTGCACAAAATGATCACCGTTCCCGAAGGGAAAGTGTGCCAGACCATTTTGGATCTCTATAACAGAGATGCCATTGTGGTGGAGCCCGCAGGCGCCCTTACGATTGCGGCCTTGGACTATTTTAAGGAAGAAATCAAGGGCAAAAACGTCGTTTGTGTGGTAAGTGGTAGCAACAACGACATTACCCGTACGGCCGAAATCAAGGAAAGAGCCTTGTTGTATGCCCAATTGAAGCATTACTTTATAGTGAGGTTTCCGCAGCGTCCAGGAGCTTTGAAAGAGTTTGTAGTGGATATCTTGGGTCCCAACGACGACATTACCCATTTTGAATACTCCAAAAAATCGAGCAGGGAAAATGCCCCCGCCATTGTTGGAGTGGAACTAAAATCGCCCGACGATTTGGAACCTTTGATTCAACGGATGAAAGCGAACAATTTCTTTGGGGATTATCTCAACAACAAACCTGATTTGTTCCAGTATTTGGTGTGA
- the ilvC gene encoding ketol-acid reductoisomerase, translating into MANYFNTLSLREQLTQLGKCRFMDSSEFADGVTALKGKKIVIVGCGAQGLNQGLNMRDSGLDISYALRPAAIKEQRQSYKNAKENNFTVGTYEELIPTADLVINLTPDKQHTNVVSTVMPLMKQGATLSYSHGFNIVEEGMQVREDLTVIMVAPKSPGSEVREEYKRGFGVPTLIAVHPENDPEGKGLEQAKAYAAGTGGDKAGVLESSFVAEVKSDLMGEQTILCGLLQTGSILSFNKMVEKGVDEAYASKLIQYGWETITEGLKQGGITNMMDRLSNPAKIKAFDLAEELKVIMRPLFQKHMDDIMSGHFSKTMMEDWDNGDKNLLDWRAATGETAFEKTPAGDMEISEQEYYDNGVLMVAFVKSGVELAYETMTESGIIGESAYYESLHETPLIANTIARKKLFEMNRVISDTAEYGCYLFDHACKPLLTDFMKKVDTDIIGKHFGEGKDTGVDNVRLIAVNKAIREHDVEVVGARLRASMTAMKPIG; encoded by the coding sequence ATGGCAAATTACTTTAACACACTATCACTTCGCGAACAACTGACACAGTTGGGGAAATGTAGATTTATGGATTCCAGCGAGTTTGCTGATGGTGTTACCGCACTAAAAGGAAAAAAAATTGTAATTGTTGGGTGTGGCGCCCAAGGGTTGAACCAAGGACTGAACATGCGTGACTCCGGTTTGGATATCTCCTATGCCCTGCGTCCAGCTGCAATCAAGGAACAACGTCAATCCTACAAAAACGCAAAGGAAAATAACTTTACGGTGGGAACTTACGAGGAATTGATTCCAACCGCCGATTTGGTAATCAACCTTACTCCGGATAAGCAGCACACCAATGTGGTAAGCACGGTAATGCCATTGATGAAGCAAGGAGCAACATTGTCCTATTCCCATGGTTTCAACATCGTGGAAGAAGGAATGCAGGTTCGTGAAGACCTTACTGTGATTATGGTAGCTCCAAAAAGCCCTGGTTCCGAAGTGCGTGAAGAGTACAAAAGAGGGTTTGGTGTACCAACTTTGATTGCCGTTCACCCAGAAAACGACCCGGAAGGAAAGGGTTTGGAACAGGCCAAAGCCTACGCCGCAGGAACCGGAGGTGACAAGGCAGGAGTTCTTGAGTCATCATTTGTGGCGGAAGTAAAGTCAGATTTGATGGGAGAGCAGACCATTCTTTGTGGTTTGTTGCAAACAGGATCTATTCTTTCCTTCAACAAAATGGTCGAAAAAGGAGTGGATGAAGCCTACGCCTCCAAACTGATTCAATACGGATGGGAAACCATTACCGAAGGTTTGAAGCAGGGAGGTATTACCAATATGATGGACCGCTTGTCCAATCCAGCCAAGATCAAAGCCTTTGATTTGGCCGAAGAATTGAAAGTGATCATGCGTCCCTTGTTCCAAAAGCACATGGATGACATTATGAGCGGACATTTCTCCAAAACGATGATGGAAGACTGGGACAATGGGGATAAAAACCTATTGGACTGGAGAGCAGCCACGGGAGAAACCGCATTTGAAAAAACACCGGCAGGGGATATGGAAATCTCCGAGCAGGAATACTACGACAATGGCGTGTTGATGGTCGCCTTTGTGAAGTCTGGTGTGGAATTGGCCTACGAGACCATGACCGAGTCAGGGATTATCGGTGAGTCTGCCTATTATGAGTCATTGCACGAGACCCCATTGATCGCCAACACCATTGCAAGAAAGAAATTGTTCGAAATGAACCGTGTGATCTCCGATACGGCTGAATACGGCTGTTACTTGTTCGATCATGCTTGTAAGCCATTGTTGACCGACTTTATGAAAAAAGTGGACACGGACATCATCGGAAAACACTTTGGCGAAGGCAAAGATACCGGTGTGGACAACGTAAGGTTGATTGCTGTGAACAAAGCCATCCGCGAGCATGATGTAGAAGTTGTCGGTGCAAGATTGCGTGCATCCATGACCGCTATGAAGCCAATCGGATAA
- the ilvN gene encoding acetolactate synthase small subunit encodes MGKQWYTISVYSENHVGLLNRISGIFLKRHINIESLNVSKSEIEGVSKFTIVVFTTEDWTRKIVGQIEKQIEVIKAYYHTDDETIYQESALFKIASHLLFDERQIQNIIKESNAQIVTVNRDFFALAKTGRRHEIDEMHDALLPYGIMQFVRSGRIAVTKAAMPISEILQEFQEN; translated from the coding sequence ATGGGAAAACAATGGTATACCATCTCGGTGTATTCCGAAAATCATGTAGGATTGCTCAATAGGATATCAGGTATATTCTTAAAGCGACACATTAATATTGAAAGCTTAAATGTTTCAAAATCAGAGATTGAGGGGGTTTCAAAATTTACGATTGTGGTTTTTACGACCGAGGATTGGACACGCAAGATCGTGGGTCAAATTGAAAAGCAGATAGAGGTCATCAAGGCCTATTACCATACCGATGATGAAACCATTTATCAAGAATCGGCATTGTTCAAGATTGCTTCGCATTTGCTGTTCGATGAAAGACAGATTCAAAACATCATCAAAGAAAGCAATGCACAGATTGTAACCGTGAACCGTGATTTTTTTGCCTTGGCCAAAACAGGCCGTAGGCACGAAATAGACGAAATGCACGATGCGCTTTTGCCCTACGGAATCATGCAGTTTGTGCGTTCGGGCAGAATCGCAGTAACCAAGGCAGCAATGCCAATAAGCGAAATATTACAAGAATTTCAAGAAAACTAA
- a CDS encoding O-methyltransferase, whose product MNQSIIIEKPKQYQDLLEKSKEMGFTMPSDIYIGTLLKTLVASKPSGKFLELGTGIGLSLSWLIQGMDEESKIKSVDNDAALIEVAKLFFEDEDRLELVCDDGGKWLEEYNGDTFDLIFADAWPGKYSHLDKTLGLLKKGGYYVIDDMKKQPNWPEGHEQKANQLIKSIEKRKDITITKMDWSTGLIVAVKK is encoded by the coding sequence ATGAATCAATCCATCATCATAGAAAAGCCCAAGCAATATCAAGATTTGCTTGAGAAGAGCAAAGAGATGGGATTCACCATGCCTTCCGATATTTATATTGGCACTTTGTTGAAGACCCTTGTAGCATCAAAACCGTCGGGTAAGTTTTTGGAATTGGGTACAGGCATTGGACTATCATTGTCCTGGTTGATTCAAGGAATGGATGAGGAATCAAAAATAAAAAGTGTGGACAATGATGCTGCGCTCATCGAAGTGGCAAAATTGTTTTTTGAAGACGAAGACAGATTGGAGCTTGTGTGTGATGATGGAGGGAAATGGCTGGAAGAATACAATGGCGATACTTTCGATTTGATTTTTGCAGATGCGTGGCCGGGAAAGTACAGTCATTTGGACAAAACCTTGGGATTGTTGAAAAAGGGCGGTTACTATGTAATCGACGATATGAAAAAACAGCCCAATTGGCCGGAAGGACATGAACAAAAGGCAAACCAATTGATCAAATCAATTGAAAAAAGAAAAGACATTACAATAACAAAGATGGACTGGTCCACAGGACTTATAGTCGCAGTAAAAAAATAA
- the ilvB gene encoding biosynthetic-type acetolactate synthase large subunit — METLKAQKKDSKSQKSIRISGAEAIIHCLLAEGVDLIYGYPGGAIMPVYDELYKFQDKLTHILTRHEQGATHAAQGYARVTGRVGVAMATSGPGATNLVTGIADAQIDSTPMVCITGQVTRSLLGSDAFQETDIVGISTPVTKWNYQITKVEEIPEIMAKAFYIARSGRPGPVLVDITKNAQFDELDFVYEKCTAVRSYTPAPKPEPSSLEKAAELINSAKKPFIVFGQGVILGEAEAELKAFVEKTGIPAAWTILGLSAMDTDHPLNVGMVGMHGNYGPNMLTNECDLLIAIGMRFDDRVTGDLNTYAKQAKIIHFEIDPAEVNKNVKVDVAVLGNSKETLSQILPLVNKNEHKEWKAEFDKMYQIEYDTLINNDIHPTKEGLTMGEVIEQINMASGHEAVIVSDVGQHQMIACRYAKFKKSKSNITSGGLGTMGFGLPAAIGAKMGAMDREVVAIIGDGGYQMTIQELGVIFQHNVPVKIVVLNNDHLGMVRQWQELFFDRRYASTVMTNPDFVKIAEGYHIKSRRVSERGDLQEAVKEMMASKDPYFLEVKVEKEDNVFPMIPSGASVSDIRLK, encoded by the coding sequence ATGGAGACATTGAAAGCACAAAAAAAAGATAGTAAAAGTCAAAAGTCAATCAGGATATCTGGTGCAGAAGCCATTATCCATTGTTTGCTCGCAGAAGGGGTCGATTTGATATATGGTTACCCGGGCGGTGCCATTATGCCCGTCTACGATGAACTTTACAAATTTCAAGATAAATTGACGCATATTCTGACGCGTCACGAGCAAGGTGCCACGCACGCCGCCCAAGGCTATGCAAGGGTTACCGGCAGAGTGGGGGTTGCCATGGCAACTTCAGGCCCTGGTGCGACCAATTTGGTGACCGGAATTGCCGATGCGCAGATAGATTCCACACCTATGGTCTGCATTACCGGACAGGTGACCAGAAGCCTTTTGGGTTCTGATGCGTTTCAAGAAACGGATATCGTGGGCATTTCCACGCCGGTGACCAAATGGAACTACCAGATTACCAAAGTAGAAGAGATTCCTGAGATTATGGCGAAGGCATTTTACATTGCCCGCTCGGGAAGACCGGGCCCCGTATTGGTGGACATAACCAAAAACGCCCAGTTTGATGAGCTTGATTTTGTATATGAAAAATGTACCGCGGTAAGAAGCTATACGCCAGCTCCCAAACCGGAGCCTAGTAGTCTTGAAAAAGCGGCCGAATTGATTAATAGTGCCAAAAAGCCATTTATTGTATTTGGTCAAGGGGTGATTTTGGGCGAAGCAGAAGCCGAACTCAAAGCCTTTGTTGAAAAAACCGGTATTCCTGCAGCTTGGACCATTCTAGGTCTTTCTGCCATGGATACCGACCATCCGTTGAATGTGGGTATGGTGGGCATGCATGGAAATTACGGTCCCAATATGTTGACCAACGAGTGCGACCTGCTCATTGCCATCGGGATGCGTTTCGACGACCGTGTTACAGGAGATTTGAACACCTACGCGAAGCAGGCCAAGATCATTCATTTTGAGATAGACCCTGCCGAGGTCAACAAAAATGTGAAAGTGGATGTGGCTGTTTTGGGCAATTCAAAGGAAACTTTAAGCCAGATATTGCCTTTGGTCAATAAAAATGAACATAAAGAATGGAAAGCCGAATTTGATAAAATGTATCAAATTGAATATGACACCTTGATCAACAACGATATTCATCCGACCAAAGAAGGCTTGACCATGGGCGAAGTAATCGAGCAGATCAATATGGCCTCTGGCCATGAAGCCGTGATTGTTTCTGATGTGGGTCAGCACCAAATGATTGCCTGTCGCTATGCCAAATTCAAAAAATCCAAGAGCAATATTACCTCTGGAGGCCTGGGAACCATGGGGTTTGGACTTCCAGCGGCCATTGGTGCCAAAATGGGCGCTATGGATCGCGAAGTGGTCGCTATTATCGGTGACGGCGGTTATCAAATGACCATTCAGGAGCTCGGTGTTATTTTTCAACATAACGTGCCTGTCAAAATCGTGGTATTGAACAACGATCACTTGGGAATGGTGCGCCAATGGCAAGAATTGTTCTTTGACAGACGCTATGCTTCTACGGTAATGACCAACCCGGATTTTGTGAAAATCGCTGAGGGGTATCATATCAAATCTAGAAGGGTATCCGAACGTGGCGACCTTCAAGAAGCGGTAAAAGAAATGATGGCCTCCAAGGACCCATACTTTTTGGAAGTGAAGGTGGAAAAAGAGGATAACGTATTCCCGATGATCCCATCAGGGGCATCCGTTTCAGATATCAGGTTGAAGTAA
- the ilvD gene encoding dihydroxy-acid dehydratase, producing the protein MELNKFSKKVTQDPTLPAAQAMLHAIGLTDEDLQKPLIGIASTGYEGNPCNMHLNDLALDVKKGVESSNLVGLIFNTIGVSDGISNGTPGMRYSLPSRDIIADSIETVIHAMSYDGLVTVVGCDKNMPGALMAQLRLNRPSILVYGGTIAPGCHNNKKLDIISAFEAYGQKVAGAIDEKEYKEVIHKACPGAGACGGMYTANTMASAIEAMGMSMPFNSSIPAVNDKKQADCEASGAALYHLLKEDIKPRDIVTKKALENAFRLVTVLGGSTNAVLHFMAIAHAAEVDFTLEDITRISESTPLLADLKPSGKYLMEDLHKVGGVPAVLKYMLKEGMLHGDCMTVTGKTLAENLLDAPDLAEGQDIIRKKEQPIKETGHIRILYGNLASEGAVAKITGKEGLEFTGTARVFDSEAEVNEGIHTGKVQKGDVVVIRYEGPKGAPGMPEMLKPTSAIMGAGLGKDVALITDGRFSGGSHGFVVGHVSPEAQVGGGIALVKNGDEITIDAVNNTININISDEEFEQRRKEWKQPELKIKSGSLYKYAKTVSSAAKGCVTDLF; encoded by the coding sequence ATGGAATTGAACAAGTTTAGTAAAAAAGTAACACAAGACCCAACCTTGCCGGCCGCTCAGGCCATGCTGCACGCAATTGGACTAACAGACGAAGATTTACAAAAACCTTTAATCGGAATAGCGAGCACGGGTTACGAGGGCAACCCCTGCAATATGCATTTGAATGATTTGGCCCTCGATGTAAAGAAAGGAGTGGAGTCTTCCAATTTGGTCGGACTTATCTTTAATACCATTGGGGTCAGCGACGGAATTTCCAATGGAACCCCGGGAATGCGCTATTCCTTACCTTCCCGAGATATTATCGCGGATTCCATTGAAACCGTGATTCACGCCATGAGTTATGATGGTTTGGTCACTGTGGTAGGATGCGATAAAAATATGCCCGGTGCCCTAATGGCGCAACTGCGGTTGAACCGTCCGTCCATTTTGGTGTATGGCGGAACTATAGCACCAGGTTGCCATAACAATAAAAAACTCGATATCATCTCCGCTTTTGAGGCTTACGGACAAAAAGTGGCCGGAGCGATAGATGAAAAAGAATACAAAGAAGTCATTCACAAAGCGTGCCCGGGAGCCGGCGCCTGCGGGGGTATGTACACGGCGAACACTATGGCATCTGCCATTGAGGCCATGGGAATGTCTATGCCGTTCAACTCTTCCATTCCGGCGGTTAACGATAAAAAACAAGCAGATTGCGAAGCATCGGGAGCGGCACTGTATCATTTATTGAAAGAAGACATCAAACCAAGGGACATTGTAACCAAGAAAGCATTGGAAAATGCCTTTAGGTTGGTGACCGTGCTTGGAGGTTCTACCAATGCTGTACTTCACTTTATGGCCATAGCGCACGCCGCTGAGGTAGACTTTACCTTGGAAGACATCACAAGAATAAGTGAATCAACTCCATTGTTGGCCGATTTAAAACCAAGTGGAAAATATTTGATGGAAGACCTACACAAGGTGGGAGGGGTTCCTGCGGTATTGAAATATATGTTGAAGGAAGGTATGCTTCACGGCGATTGTATGACGGTCACTGGAAAAACCTTGGCAGAAAACCTATTGGATGCCCCGGATTTGGCCGAAGGGCAGGATATCATCAGAAAGAAAGAACAGCCTATTAAGGAAACGGGTCATATTCGTATATTATATGGAAACCTCGCTTCCGAAGGTGCCGTGGCCAAAATCACAGGGAAAGAAGGACTGGAATTCACGGGAACTGCCCGGGTTTTTGATAGCGAGGCCGAAGTTAACGAGGGAATCCACACAGGCAAGGTCCAAAAAGGTGACGTAGTGGTCATCCGGTACGAAGGGCCAAAAGGGGCTCCGGGAATGCCCGAAATGTTGAAACCCACTTCCGCCATTATGGGCGCAGGTCTTGGAAAGGATGTAGCCTTGATTACCGATGGCAGGTTCTCCGGTGGTTCCCACGGATTTGTGGTGGGCCACGTTTCCCCCGAAGCACAAGTAGGTGGGGGCATCGCCTTGGTGAAAAATGGCGATGAAATCACTATTGACGCCGTAAACAATACCATCAACATCAACATCTCGGACGAAGAGTTCGAACAACGAAGAAAAGAATGGAAGCAACCTGAACTTAAAATCAAGTCGGGAAGCTTGTACAAATACGCCAAAACGGTATCATCTGCAGCAAAAGGCTGTGTTACCGATTTGTTTTAA
- a CDS encoding biotin-dependent carboxyltransferase family protein — translation MLKVLKPGLFSSIQDLGRFGHRDIGVPIAGAMDVESVKKANLLLENDENDAVLEMTMTGPTLQFDTDTYICLSGAHIVATLNNEPIDNYAVIKVEKGDILSYGRLEKGFRGYLAVKGGFQSNKVLDSRSQFYPVTKSARLKDGDEIPYKETKNYKPKISEVKIEEHFEQNVLKVYKGPEFSLLSDGQLTEIFAKPYTVSKENNRMAYQLSELITGHSHSMLTSGTLPGTIQLTPAGRMIILMKDGQTTGGYPRILQLSEESISVLAQKKYGDELKFKLV, via the coding sequence ATGCTTAAAGTGTTGAAACCAGGCCTTTTTTCGAGTATCCAGGACCTTGGTAGGTTCGGACATCGCGACATTGGTGTGCCCATTGCCGGCGCCATGGATGTGGAATCGGTGAAAAAGGCAAACCTTTTGCTGGAAAACGATGAGAACGATGCCGTTTTGGAAATGACGATGACGGGCCCCACGCTTCAATTTGATACCGACACTTATATTTGTTTGTCCGGTGCGCATATTGTTGCCACATTGAACAACGAGCCGATTGATAATTACGCGGTGATTAAGGTGGAAAAGGGCGATATTTTGTCGTATGGGCGACTGGAGAAAGGCTTTAGGGGGTATTTGGCCGTAAAAGGCGGTTTTCAATCAAATAAGGTACTTGATAGCCGTTCCCAATTTTATCCGGTAACCAAATCGGCACGACTTAAAGACGGGGATGAAATTCCGTATAAAGAGACCAAGAACTACAAACCCAAAATTTCTGAAGTAAAAATTGAGGAACATTTTGAGCAGAACGTTTTAAAGGTTTATAAAGGGCCGGAGTTTTCTTTATTGTCCGATGGGCAGCTCACGGAAATCTTTGCAAAGCCTTACACGGTATCCAAAGAAAACAATCGAATGGCCTACCAACTTTCCGAACTGATAACGGGGCACTCACATTCCATGTTGACCTCTGGGACTTTACCAGGCACGATTCAACTTACCCCGGCAGGCCGTATGATCATTTTAATGAAAGACGGCCAAACCACAGGTGGCTATCCTCGCATATTGCAATTGAGCGAGGAATCCATTTCGGTGCTTGCGCAGAAAAAGTATGGGGATGAGTTGAAGTTTAAATTGGTTTGA
- the pxpB gene encoding 5-oxoprolinase subunit PxpB: MKSYPISIKPFGERAVLVEWPEEVSESILADILDFMDAFKELEIPGWEMSVAYNSLTMVYNQDHIDFEETKNMILECQEQQAKSKTERIQHLWTLPVCYDLEFGMDIEEAAKTLGISVEELIQQHTSHQYVVYGIGFLPGFMYLGGLPSTLEIPRRAEPRLKVQKGSVGLASKQTGIYPQDSPGGWNIIGNCPVDLFNPMKDEPCFVKVGDKIQFERISKAEYKLHKIEGEVGIYEPEKVVLNA; encoded by the coding sequence ATGAAAAGTTACCCCATTAGCATCAAACCCTTTGGAGAACGAGCTGTTTTAGTAGAGTGGCCCGAAGAGGTGAGCGAATCCATTTTGGCTGACATCCTTGACTTTATGGACGCATTTAAAGAGCTGGAGATTCCAGGTTGGGAAATGTCGGTCGCCTATAATTCCTTGACGATGGTCTATAATCAAGATCATATCGATTTTGAGGAAACCAAAAATATGATTTTGGAATGTCAGGAGCAGCAAGCAAAATCCAAGACCGAACGGATTCAGCATTTATGGACATTGCCCGTGTGTTACGACCTTGAATTTGGAATGGACATTGAAGAAGCGGCCAAAACATTGGGTATTTCTGTGGAAGAGCTTATCCAGCAGCACACCTCACATCAATATGTGGTGTACGGCATCGGGTTTTTGCCCGGATTTATGTATTTGGGCGGACTTCCATCAACTTTGGAAATTCCACGCAGGGCAGAACCCCGATTAAAAGTGCAGAAAGGTTCCGTAGGCTTGGCCAGTAAGCAAACCGGCATTTATCCGCAGGATTCCCCCGGGGGATGGAACATTATCGGCAATTGCCCCGTTGATTTATTCAACCCCATGAAGGACGAGCCTTGTTTTGTGAAAGTAGGGGATAAGATACAGTTTGAGCGCATCTCCAAAGCAGAGTATAAACTCCATAAGATTGAAGGCGAAGTAGGTATTTACGAACCCGAAAAAGTTGTACTGAATGCTTAA
- the pxpA gene encoding 5-oxoprolinase subunit PxpA: MNQFKIDINCDVGEGVGNEADIFPYISSCNIACGGHAGDLETMFKVASLAKKHQLKVGAHPSYPDKANFGREVMNISNQALIQSIEQQLTDFDKVLKDEEIPLHHIKAHGALYNQTAKDEHLAAVYLEAIVGYKEKALLYVPFDSVVAKMAKEQGFLVWFEAFADRNYNSDLSLVSRKDENALIEDPEAVLQHILPIIKNGRVWTVEREWRKIQADTLCIHGDTVSALKILMYLSKQLPQNQVHIQK; the protein is encoded by the coding sequence ATGAATCAGTTTAAGATAGATATCAATTGTGATGTAGGAGAAGGCGTGGGAAACGAAGCCGATATTTTTCCCTATATAAGCTCCTGCAACATTGCCTGTGGCGGCCACGCGGGTGATTTGGAAACCATGTTCAAGGTAGCTTCATTGGCTAAAAAGCATCAACTTAAGGTGGGTGCGCACCCATCATATCCCGATAAGGCCAATTTTGGCAGAGAGGTGATGAACATTTCAAACCAAGCATTAATACAGAGTATTGAACAGCAATTGACGGATTTTGATAAGGTTTTGAAAGACGAAGAAATCCCGTTGCATCATATCAAAGCACACGGGGCGCTGTACAATCAAACCGCAAAGGACGAGCATTTGGCAGCGGTATATTTGGAAGCCATTGTCGGTTACAAAGAGAAAGCCCTGCTATACGTCCCATTTGATTCTGTAGTTGCAAAAATGGCGAAGGAGCAAGGTTTTTTGGTTTGGTTCGAGGCCTTTGCAGACAGAAATTACAATTCCGACCTATCGCTCGTCTCCAGAAAAGATGAAAATGCGCTAATTGAAGACCCAGAAGCGGTATTGCAACATATTTTGCCCATCATCAAAAATGGCAGGGTCTGGACCGTGGAGCGTGAGTGGCGTAAAATCCAAGCAGATACCCTTTGTATTCATGGCGATACAGTTTCTGCCTTAAAAATATTAATGTATCTTTCTAAACAATTACCCCAAAATCAGGTGCACATACAAAAATGA